In a single window of the Pontibacter russatus genome:
- a CDS encoding phosphatase PAP2 family protein, with the protein MMLTPLRHTYKLNKLLTVHLLWLSMLLSPAMAVAQVQPRHTTKPDTVKIHEEGFVPPDTVLPGQKHPFTEAQRLEGHNGRYLKRAVLPSAILIGAGIYTIQDRGFISSFDTRDARNKVLPEFATSADDFIMLAPLVGLYGFNLISSQNRHQLSRQTLLLFSSGVLASAMVWPTKKFTDIDRPNGKPHAFPSGHTAYAFTIATFMDKEFRHKSPWVSVASYTVAGATGVLRVLNNAHWMADVLAGAGVGILSVNTVYWIHAKLTHGGGLNTAVIPVMLPDGSPGVGLVLQF; encoded by the coding sequence ATGATGCTTACCCCATTGCGGCATACCTATAAACTCAACAAGCTACTCACCGTCCATCTGCTCTGGCTGAGCATGCTGCTGAGCCCTGCCATGGCCGTGGCACAGGTGCAGCCCAGGCATACCACAAAGCCCGACACGGTAAAAATCCACGAGGAAGGCTTTGTTCCGCCGGATACCGTATTGCCGGGCCAGAAGCACCCGTTTACCGAGGCGCAGCGCCTGGAGGGCCATAACGGGCGCTACCTGAAGCGGGCTGTGCTGCCGTCCGCCATTCTGATTGGTGCCGGCATCTACACCATTCAGGACCGGGGCTTCATCAGCAGCTTCGACACCCGCGACGCCCGCAACAAGGTGCTCCCCGAGTTCGCCACCAGCGCCGACGACTTTATCATGCTGGCGCCGCTGGTCGGTCTATATGGCTTCAATTTGATTTCATCACAAAACCGCCACCAGTTGAGCCGCCAGACGCTCCTGCTGTTTTCCTCCGGCGTGCTTGCCTCGGCCATGGTGTGGCCCACCAAGAAATTCACCGACATCGACCGCCCAAACGGGAAACCGCATGCCTTTCCTTCGGGGCACACCGCCTACGCCTTCACCATCGCCACGTTTATGGACAAGGAGTTCCGCCACAAAAGCCCGTGGGTGAGCGTGGCCAGCTACACGGTGGCCGGGGCGACGGGCGTGCTGCGCGTGCTCAACAACGCCCATTGGATGGCCGACGTGCTGGCCGGGGCCGGAGTGGGCATTCTCTCTGTGAACACGGTCTACTGGATACACGCCAAACTTACGCATGGCGGCGGCCTCAATACGGCTGTCATCCCTGTGATGCTGCCCGATGGCAGTCCGGGCGTGGGGCTGGTTTTACAGTTCTGA
- a CDS encoding DUF5686 and carboxypeptidase-like regulatory domain-containing protein, which translates to MPRHRFLLALLYICFFGAAASAQVREISGVVRDAQTREALPFVSVTANDGETGTTTNLDGIYRLRHHRPITSLRFSYVGYAPQVISPDSAGTITIYLQPAAAQLQEVVVRGTGENPAHRIIRLANQNRDRHRPENLPAYTYRTYNKFVLTATDARELDLSDTLQLSPQDSAYLKMRDLLSKQHMFLLESVTDYAFLQPNHTKETILATRVSGLRQPSFGIVAAEARDFSVYDDMPLFFGKRYLSPLSTGSTRKYDFVLQETNVVGQDTVFIISFKPEPGTNFDGLEGLLYINSDGWAVQNVLAKSAADDDKRGIELQQQYGQVGPQGQWFPSELDVEITVPQVVLKGHQPFAHLRTYITNINLNPNLRKSYFGVVALQQKADAHLQPDSYFQQFRPDSLTALEQNTYQRLDSIGKAQKLDRTIRFMEYLTAKQIPIGPISLDLKRLLRLSAFEGLRLGLGAHTNALLSERFSVGGYWGYGFRDEAAKYGADAAVVLHQPSELQLKAAFFEDVLEPGGTRLPFRQRSLLGDLRPAVLPDLDYTTHKSVALAGRPLRYGQAQVMLRQQQRRPTLGYIASDTAGGGAGPIYNLTEAVVSLRYAHGEKFMRQFNQLMPMGGEYPVLWLQYTRGIDGLLDGAYGYNKYDVRAEASFRHRTFGESSFTLAGGLVDGKAPLVSLYNGSGSFNPDYEVYTGDGFETMQPYEFFSDCYAALFFSQNLGKRLLRTRFFKPDIVLVTNIGFGDLKQPVQEAWPQEPAFQTMEKGFFESGLLLNNIISSPFSGIGVGAIYRFGPYALDDVKDNLKIKLTLSIAL; encoded by the coding sequence ATGCCACGACACCGTTTTCTCCTTGCGCTGCTGTATATATGCTTTTTCGGGGCCGCCGCCTCGGCCCAAGTGCGGGAAATAAGCGGCGTGGTGCGCGACGCCCAGACGCGGGAAGCCTTGCCCTTTGTGAGCGTCACGGCCAACGACGGCGAAACGGGCACCACCACGAACCTGGACGGCATATATAGGCTGCGCCACCACCGCCCCATCACCAGTTTGCGCTTCAGCTATGTAGGCTACGCGCCGCAGGTTATATCCCCTGATTCCGCTGGAACGATTACTATATACCTACAGCCCGCAGCGGCGCAGTTGCAGGAAGTGGTGGTGCGGGGCACCGGCGAGAACCCGGCGCACCGCATTATCCGGCTGGCGAACCAGAACCGCGACCGGCACCGCCCTGAAAACCTCCCGGCTTATACCTACCGCACCTACAACAAGTTCGTGCTGACCGCCACCGACGCCCGCGAACTGGACCTGAGTGACACGCTGCAGCTATCGCCCCAGGACTCGGCTTACCTGAAAATGCGTGACCTGCTCAGCAAACAGCATATGTTCCTGCTGGAGAGCGTGACCGATTATGCTTTTCTGCAGCCCAACCACACGAAAGAAACGATACTGGCCACCCGCGTGTCGGGGCTGCGGCAGCCGAGTTTTGGCATTGTGGCCGCCGAGGCCCGCGACTTTTCGGTGTATGACGACATGCCGCTATTCTTTGGCAAACGCTACCTCAGCCCCCTGAGCACGGGCAGCACCCGCAAGTATGACTTTGTGCTGCAGGAAACGAATGTGGTGGGTCAGGATACGGTCTTTATCATTTCTTTCAAACCAGAGCCAGGCACAAACTTCGACGGGCTGGAGGGCCTGCTCTATATAAACAGCGATGGCTGGGCCGTGCAGAACGTGCTGGCAAAGTCTGCCGCCGATGACGACAAGCGCGGGATCGAACTGCAGCAGCAGTACGGACAGGTGGGGCCGCAGGGGCAGTGGTTCCCCAGCGAGCTGGACGTGGAGATCACGGTGCCGCAGGTCGTGCTGAAAGGGCACCAGCCTTTTGCGCACCTCCGCACCTACATCACCAACATCAACCTGAACCCAAACCTCCGAAAATCGTATTTTGGCGTGGTAGCGCTGCAGCAGAAGGCCGACGCGCACCTGCAGCCCGACAGCTACTTTCAGCAGTTCCGCCCCGATTCGCTTACCGCCCTGGAGCAAAACACCTACCAGCGCCTCGACAGCATCGGGAAGGCGCAGAAACTGGACCGCACCATCCGCTTTATGGAATACCTGACGGCCAAGCAAATTCCCATCGGCCCCATCAGCCTCGACCTGAAACGCCTGCTGCGCCTCAGCGCTTTTGAGGGGCTGCGCCTGGGTTTGGGGGCGCATACGAATGCTTTGCTGTCGGAGCGGTTTAGTGTTGGCGGCTACTGGGGATATGGTTTCCGGGATGAGGCGGCAAAGTACGGGGCCGATGCCGCTGTGGTGCTGCATCAGCCGTCAGAACTTCAATTAAAGGCCGCGTTTTTTGAGGATGTGCTGGAGCCCGGCGGCACCCGGCTGCCCTTCCGGCAGCGCAGCCTGCTCGGCGACTTACGGCCTGCCGTACTTCCCGACCTGGATTACACCACCCACAAAAGCGTGGCGCTGGCGGGCAGGCCGCTGCGCTACGGACAGGCACAGGTGATGCTGCGGCAGCAACAGCGCCGCCCCACGCTGGGCTATATAGCTTCCGACACGGCAGGCGGTGGAGCTGGGCCTATATATAACCTGACGGAGGCCGTGGTGAGTTTGCGTTATGCCCACGGCGAGAAATTTATGCGGCAGTTCAACCAGTTGATGCCGATGGGCGGCGAATACCCTGTGCTGTGGCTGCAATATACCCGCGGCATCGACGGGTTGCTGGACGGTGCATATGGCTACAACAAATACGATGTGCGGGCAGAGGCGTCTTTCCGGCACCGCACCTTCGGCGAGAGCAGCTTTACCCTGGCCGGAGGCTTGGTAGACGGCAAAGCTCCCCTTGTGAGCCTCTACAACGGTTCCGGCAGCTTCAACCCTGATTATGAGGTATATACCGGAGATGGTTTTGAGACGATGCAGCCCTACGAGTTCTTCTCCGACTGCTATGCCGCACTCTTTTTCTCCCAAAACCTGGGCAAGCGCCTGCTGCGCACCCGCTTCTTCAAACCAGATATCGTGCTGGTCACCAACATCGGCTTCGGTGATTTAAAACAGCCGGTGCAGGAGGCATGGCCACAGGAACCCGCTTTCCAGACGATGGAAAAGGGTTTTTTTGAGTCAGGTTTGCTGCTGAACAACATCATCAGCTCTCCTTTCTCCGGTATTGGCGTCGGGGCTATATATAGATTTGGCCCCTATGCGCTGGATGATGTAAAGGATAACCTGAAAATAAAGCTGACGCTTTCGATTGCGCTTTAG
- a CDS encoding NAD(P)H-hydrate dehydratase, which yields MKILTAAQTREADAYTIKEEGIPSVDLMERAAKAFTGWFENKFQPSEEVFIFCGPGNNGGDGLAIARLLHQRHYQVQVYIAGGTDKTSADFRTNLERLPGEVKRQEIKKEQDFPDLPLCACVIDALFGTGLTRPVTGLYEEVVEQLNNSGACLIAVDIPSGLYTDSQSPEASTIIKADYTISFQLPKLAFFLPQHEEFVGEWHVVPIGLSERYIASVKTDLCYTTRQDVQHLLKHRKKFSHKGLYGHALLLGGGYGKMGAAVLAAKACLRSGVGLLTVHAPAAGYTVLQTAVPEAMTLTDPNRRYLSELPEEIEKFNVIGVGPGIGTAPPTKTAIGQLLATATHPLVIDADAINIIAGSERLKAQIPKNKVIFTPHPKEFERLAGKTANDYERLERLREFCRQHQCYIALKGSHTAIGTPSGNIFFNTTGNPGMATGGTGDVLTGIITALVAQHYSLEEACLLGVYVHGLAGDMALRTVGAISMTATDLIDHLPKAFMCLQQPIP from the coding sequence ATGAAAATCCTTACCGCCGCACAGACCCGCGAAGCCGACGCATATACCATTAAAGAAGAGGGTATTCCCTCCGTTGACCTGATGGAGCGTGCTGCAAAGGCATTTACAGGCTGGTTTGAGAACAAATTTCAGCCTTCGGAGGAGGTGTTCATCTTCTGCGGACCCGGCAACAACGGCGGCGACGGACTGGCGATAGCCCGGCTGCTGCACCAGCGGCACTACCAGGTGCAGGTATATATAGCCGGAGGCACTGACAAAACCTCTGCCGATTTCAGGACAAACCTGGAGCGGCTGCCCGGAGAGGTGAAGCGTCAGGAGATAAAAAAGGAGCAGGACTTTCCGGATCTCCCGCTTTGTGCCTGTGTGATCGATGCGCTGTTCGGTACCGGCCTTACGCGCCCTGTTACGGGGCTGTATGAGGAGGTGGTGGAACAGTTGAACAACAGCGGCGCCTGCCTCATTGCGGTGGATATACCCTCCGGCCTCTACACCGACAGCCAGTCGCCGGAGGCCAGCACCATCATCAAAGCCGACTACACCATCAGCTTCCAGCTGCCCAAACTCGCGTTCTTTTTGCCGCAGCACGAGGAGTTTGTGGGGGAATGGCACGTGGTACCGATCGGGCTCAGTGAGCGCTATATAGCCAGCGTGAAAACAGACCTCTGCTACACCACCCGGCAGGATGTGCAGCACCTGCTGAAGCACCGGAAAAAATTCTCGCACAAGGGACTATATGGGCATGCGCTGCTGCTGGGCGGGGGATATGGCAAGATGGGGGCGGCCGTGCTGGCGGCAAAAGCCTGCCTGCGGAGCGGCGTGGGCCTTTTAACCGTCCATGCACCGGCGGCAGGGTACACGGTGCTGCAAACAGCGGTACCGGAGGCCATGACACTGACTGACCCGAACCGCCGATACCTTTCGGAACTGCCCGAGGAGATAGAAAAATTCAATGTGATTGGCGTTGGTCCGGGTATCGGCACCGCGCCTCCCACGAAAACGGCCATCGGGCAATTGCTGGCAACCGCCACACACCCGCTGGTGATAGACGCCGACGCTATCAACATCATAGCCGGCAGTGAGCGGCTGAAAGCGCAGATTCCGAAGAACAAGGTCATCTTTACGCCGCACCCCAAGGAGTTTGAGCGGCTGGCAGGCAAAACCGCCAACGACTACGAGCGCCTGGAGCGCCTTCGGGAGTTCTGCCGGCAGCACCAGTGCTATATCGCCCTCAAAGGCAGCCACACCGCCATCGGCACCCCAAGCGGCAACATCTTCTTTAACACCACCGGCAACCCCGGCATGGCGACAGGCGGCACCGGCGATGTGCTGACGGGCATCATCACGGCCCTGGTGGCACAGCACTACAGCCTGGAGGAGGCCTGCCTGCTGGGCGTATATGTACATGGGCTGGCAGGGGATATGGCCCTGCGCACGGTGGGCGCCATCAGTATGACCGCAACCGACCTGATCGACCACCTGCCGAAGGCTTTTATGTGCCTGCAGCAGCCTATACCATAG
- a CDS encoding UbiA prenyltransferase family protein: MEQNRSMGMSDRAAGAIPYTPVERVLGWLLYSSVFISCCAFSLTVETYLLARLPVSLPMAVFAFLATLFTYNLSSVQSVLRHPRQASDRHSAVFSQRNKRLLAVLGTVSIAAAAVVYIGFGLQMNIWLMLHLALISIGYTVPIVYKAKTVRPLRSVPLLKVFLIAYVWAVVTALFPLMHAGMAVWEPEALQLFLRRFLFILALALLFDIRDYTYDRTTNTLTIPGWIGVRNTRLLSLGLLFLYMLVLLGTEQGVVLWALLSSAAAAAVVVSLSSENKPRIYYALLVDGAMLLHAGMVYLAMV; encoded by the coding sequence ATGGAGCAGAACAGAAGCATGGGCATGAGCGACCGCGCGGCAGGGGCAATACCGTACACGCCGGTGGAGCGCGTCCTCGGCTGGCTGCTCTACAGCAGCGTGTTCATTTCGTGCTGCGCCTTCAGCCTGACGGTGGAAACCTACCTGCTGGCCAGGCTGCCGGTATCGCTGCCCATGGCGGTGTTCGCTTTCCTGGCTACTCTGTTCACCTATAACCTGAGCAGCGTGCAGAGTGTGCTGCGCCACCCACGGCAAGCCTCCGACAGGCACAGCGCCGTCTTCAGCCAGCGCAACAAGAGGCTGCTGGCGGTGCTGGGCACCGTCAGTATTGCCGCTGCCGCGGTGGTTTATATAGGGTTTGGGCTACAGATGAACATCTGGCTGATGCTGCACCTCGCGCTTATTTCCATCGGGTATACCGTGCCCATTGTATATAAGGCGAAAACGGTGAGGCCGCTGCGGAGCGTGCCGCTGCTGAAAGTGTTTTTGATTGCCTATGTGTGGGCGGTGGTGACGGCGCTTTTCCCGCTGATGCACGCGGGCATGGCGGTGTGGGAGCCGGAGGCGCTGCAGCTCTTCCTGCGCCGCTTCCTGTTCATACTGGCCCTAGCCCTGCTTTTCGACATCCGGGACTATACCTACGACCGCACCACCAACACCCTCACCATCCCCGGTTGGATAGGCGTGCGCAACACCAGGCTGCTCTCGCTGGGGCTGCTGTTTTTATATATGCTGGTTTTGCTGGGCACCGAGCAGGGCGTAGTGCTGTGGGCGCTGCTAAGCAGTGCCGCCGCCGCTGCCGTGGTGGTGTCGCTTTCCTCTGAAAACAAACCACGGATATATTACGCCCTGTTGGTTGATGGAGCCATGCTGCTGCACGCGGGCATGGTGTACCTGGCTATGGTATAG
- a CDS encoding inorganic diphosphatase, with translation MNNTDNSNPWHSVSYGDEAPAVLSAIIEIPKGSKAKYELDKESGMLKLDRVLFSSIHYPANYGFIPQTYCDDKDPLDILVICSIDVQPMCLIDAKVIGVMQMIDNNEEDDKIIAVANNDMSVRHINDISELPPHTLLEMRRFFEDYKKLEQKEVIVEQFLGREHAYKIIQDSIELYNTTFGEPQKKERAL, from the coding sequence ATGAACAATACAGACAACAGCAACCCATGGCACAGTGTGAGCTACGGGGACGAGGCGCCAGCGGTATTATCGGCCATCATCGAAATACCCAAGGGGTCTAAAGCAAAATACGAGCTGGACAAGGAAAGCGGCATGCTGAAGCTGGACCGGGTGCTTTTCTCCTCCATCCACTACCCGGCCAACTACGGCTTTATCCCGCAGACGTACTGCGACGACAAAGACCCGCTCGACATCCTGGTGATCTGCTCCATCGACGTGCAGCCCATGTGCCTGATCGACGCCAAGGTGATCGGGGTGATGCAGATGATCGACAACAACGAGGAAGACGACAAGATCATCGCGGTCGCCAACAACGACATGTCGGTGCGCCACATCAACGATATATCGGAACTGCCGCCACACACCCTGCTGGAAATGCGCCGCTTCTTTGAGGATTACAAGAAGCTGGAGCAAAAAGAAGTGATCGTGGAGCAGTTTCTGGGCCGTGAGCACGCCTACAAGATTATCCAGGACAGCATCGAGCTGTACAACACGACCTTTGGGGAGCCTCAGAAGAAAGAGCGGGCACTGTAA